The Thermocrinis ruber genomic sequence CATGAAAGCGAGCCTGTTGGCTATTTTGTCTGAGGGCACGAGTGCTATTATTTATGCCTTCGTGCTAAAGCTTGGTGCGGTAGGTTTGGCTTTGGGCACTGCCACCTCTTCCATCTTCTCCTTTGGATACCTCCTGCGAAAAACTTACCAGTTGGTAGATTGGAAGACTTTAGTGGAAAGTTCTGTAAAGGTAGCCCTTGCCAGCCTTCTGATGGGACTTTTTGGTCTATTTTTAAAAGACAAAATACACTTGCTTTTAGCTATACCTATGTGTATTATTCTTTACTTTAGCCTTTTGGTTCTTTTTAGGGAGGAACTATTGGTTGCTTTCCTGAGCCTTGGCAAGGGCTTTGTTAAGAAGCTTTTGAACCCTTGAGCATCTTCTGCTTGCCTCGTTTTTGTGGATCACGCCCTTTGAGGCGGTATGCTGTATTACAGATATTACCTTTGGTAGATACTCTTTTGCCTCCTCCAGCTTACCTTCCTCTATAAGCTTTTTAAAGTTTCTTATGTAGGTCTTCATACGTGAAAGGTGATACCTGTTTCTCAGTCTTCTCTTGGCGTCCCTTCTCATACGCTTTTTAGCCTGTCTCGTGTTCGGCATACAAAACCTCCAGCAAGGATTTTAATCCAATTTTCATAAAAATTATACCACAATAATCCTTGTATAATACACTTTAAGGAGGTATACCATGAAGAAGACTCTGCTTTTGGGACTTTTCACCCTGGGCTTTTTAGCAGTGTCCTGCCAGCAAAAGCCTGCTCAGCAACCTGCAGGGGAGCAAAAGCCCGCTGAGCAGCAACAACCTGCTGGCGAACAACAACAGCAGCAGCAACAGCAACAACCTGCCGGTGAACAACAACAGCCTGCCCAGCAACCCGCAGGAGAACAAAAACCTGCCGAGAAGCCAAAGTCTGAGGCAAAGCCAGCCCAAACTACCGCAATGGCAGGTGCAGAGGATTTAGCTAAGGCTAAGGGCTGTTTTGCCTGCCACGATATAAACGCCAAGAAGGTGGGACCCGCCTTTAAGGATGTGGCAAAGAGGTTCGCCGGCAGACCAGATGCGGTAGCCCATCTAAGCGAAAGGATCAAGAAAGGTGGGGTTGGTGAATGGGGTAATGTACCAATGCCTCCTCAGAATGTAACCGACGAAGAAGCGAAAAAGCTCGCAGAGTGGGTTCTCTCTCTTAAGTAATTTTTTAAAAAAGGGGGCAATGCCCCCTTCCTTTAACACGGACTACAGGGTGTTTCTGAACAATCTGAACAGAGAACAACTCCTTTGGTACCAAACAACAGCTTGAGACCTTCCTCTTCAAAGAAAGGTGCAATGTTTCCGCTCTTTATCTTCCACATGAAATACTTTTCAAAGGCAGATTTTATGTAGTGCGCCCACACGCCTTTGCCAAACTTCACCTCAGCCCTTGGGGGTATAACTGGGTTTGCATAGAAGAAGGCAGCATCCCTTCCCATGTCCGCAATGCATATGGCAGAGAGCTCTGGGGCATATCTATCTGTAGAGTTTCTTATGTCGCTGATTATGTTCTTTGCCACCGCCATAGCCATTTGTTCTATCATCATACCCGTCTTGGGTGCGCCGGTAGGTATGGGCGTTTGTTCTACGGGAGGT encodes the following:
- the rpsT gene encoding 30S ribosomal protein S20, translated to MPNTRQAKKRMRRDAKRRLRNRYHLSRMKTYIRNFKKLIEEGKLEEAKEYLPKVISVIQHTASKGVIHKNEASRRCSRVQKLLNKALAKAQESNQ
- a CDS encoding c-type cytochrome; amino-acid sequence: MAGAEDLAKAKGCFACHDINAKKVGPAFKDVAKRFAGRPDAVAHLSERIKKGGVGEWGNVPMPPQNVTDEEAKKLAEWVLSLK